The Saccopteryx leptura isolate mSacLep1 chromosome 5, mSacLep1_pri_phased_curated, whole genome shotgun sequence nucleotide sequence actgggaatcgaaaccaggacatccacatgccaggccaacactctaccactgagccaactcgccAGAGCCCTAATACTATTCTTACAATAATTTCATGGCGCAAGCTTCATTATCTTTCCCTATTTTACAGCTGAGAAGATAGAGACTCAGATATACCCAGTAAGTTTAAGTCACACAGGTTAAaactcatgtttctttttttattttaagacgtCAAAGCCTTGCACAAGTGCAGAGAGGCGGATCTGAGGATTTTCATTACTCCATTTTTTTTAGTAGCCAAATGTCGGAAACAGTATAGATCTCCATCAACAGGGATGGTTCAGTAAAGCCCACCCAGAAAGTGCTTCATGCTGCTTATGAGAAACAGGGTCACCCTCTGCATGGAGACATGGAACCATCCCCAAAACATTTTGTGCAGTAAAAAAGAACATGTGAAAAAAATTTCTGTAACCCATAGGAAACCAAGCCAAGTATATTCCATAAgatctaagtgtgtgtgtgtgatctttgGAGGCTCCTACAAAGCAAATGAAGGTGATTTAAACAATAGAATCTATTTATAGGAACCTTTCTTCctttagactttattttattgagttttgaaATAACACGTGCTCAACGAAAAAAATCAGAGTATAGCAAAGTgtcaagaaggaaaaagaaaccccACAGGAATCCCTCCCTCCAGATTATCGAGACTAACGTTCTGATATCTTTCCAGTCCTCTTTCTGCGTGactgtatgtgtgtgagtgtgtgtgcgcatCTATCTGCACATACAGAGAAATGTACAATTACAAACAGGAGAATTCTGTTTGTCACAAAATGTCCCTGCATTATAGAAACTTAAACAACACGGAAGTTTATTTCTCTGTCACATTACATACGGGTCCCGGGAGGAATGGTAGctccttctgtattttttcccgtACTGTTCTCAGCCCCTGGCTTTCTCCTCATGGTCTAAGACAGTTGCTCCAGATCCAGCCATCACACCTGCACTTCCACCAGCAGGAAGGGGGTACATGGGAAGAGGAGGTCCTGCCTCCTCTGCCTTTTCAGTCCACGCCCTAGAAGTGGTTCACATTATTCTTGGTAATGCGTGTCTGAATGTAATCACACGGCCATTCTCAGCCACGGGGAAGCCTGGGAAATGTGTTCTTTACTACTCTGCGCTACCACGTGCCCAGCTAAAAGTCGGGGGTTCTGTGAACTATGAAAGAGGCAGGAGAATGGACACTGGTGCAACTAGCACTGCTGTTTCTTGCTTATCTTCATTCCCTTAAGAATAATACCTTTCCTCACCAAGAAAGTTCTGTCTCTTATCCTGCATTCTAACCATTGAACCCTGTGAGAGGACACCCACCGAGGCCAAATTGCCGGTTGTGATAGAGCAACCTTCTTTAAGGCGCACCCGGAAGCCAAGCTGGTCAGCAACCAGCCGTTTCCCAATCAAAGGCGGAGTCCTGGCAACACCAGTGTTTGCCATGGCGCCTCCCCTAGGTTTGATCTCTGTAAATATCGTCAAAAGAAAAGGCTGTCCCGTTGCAAAACCAGATTTGCAAGGCAAGGTGTGTGACAAACCTTCTCCCGCGAGTTTCAGCCCCTCTGCTAAGTCATTCTTAAAGTGATACCATGTGGAAGTCACACCCTGCCTACAAAAGCACGAATTTCTTGTTCCTTCTTTTCACTTGCAGAGgaatttgagtgtgtgtgtgtgtgtgtgtgagagagagagtgtgtggagACCATGGGATTGCATTGAAGTTTTCTATTcctatttgaaatatttctattCCAAACCAGGAGACCATGAGCCAGGGGAGGCACTCTGTCTCCATCGGAAGCCGAGGTTTTCCTGACTGGTTCACGTGCTCTGAGACTCGTGTCTCTGACACAGAAACATCGTGTAATCCAGAGCCTAGGTGGCCTGGGCCCGCGGCCTGGTTCTGCCGCTCACTGGCTGTGAGTGGCGgatacttaatctctctgtgtctccgtcTCTTCGTTCACAAAACAGGACTGATAATCGTCAGAAGTGTTTTCAGGGCTCCTGTGAGAACCGAATCCATAAAGTCTCAGGAAGCAGCCCGCGTATGGAGAAACCCTCCGCCCTCCGCGGGTGACCGCAGGAacggcccccaggccctggcatcTGGTCGACCAGGGAGGGCGGCAGTGGccaggctctggagagctagAATGTTGCCGGTCACCGTGGTGGGTGGACCTCAGTGAGGACGAGCAGGGTGGAGGCTCCCTTTGGGGGCATTCCAGTGCTGACCAAGCTGCCCTGTTCACACTTCCCGGTTCCTGGGGCCTCCTTCCTCCCGGAGAAACGTGGAGTGTGGCATTTACACCAACAGCTTACTCATTAGAAAGAACCCTGGATTCAGAGTTAGCGTCTGGGCCCCAACTCTGTGGCTTGTTTTCTGAGGGTGTCTAGCTGGATCACTCCCCGCGGTAGCGGGGACCACCGCTAGCACACTGCCCCCTTGACAGAGGCCTGGGGCGCACACGGAGGCTCCTGCCGTAGGTCTGACGCATGAGAACGTGTTAAAAGTTTAAAAGGCCTTCCCAAGCCGGAAGCGGGTGCGCTTACTGTCCCCGTTGCGCGGAGGAGACCGAGGAGGGCTGACTCACGCATGCTCACTCACGCGCAGGTGTAACTGTCATCAAGACTGCCCGAAATGGTTAGCGGATGCAGAACCGCAGAGAGGGACATCACGAGAAGGTGCCCCGTCCAAAGACCAGGTCACTGGCCCTCTCACCCCGCCGTTGGCGGGATGCATGCGCGCGGTCAGCCCCGCACTGTGCGTGCGCTCCGTGTCCGTGCGTCTGCTccccgcgcgcgcgcgcatggGGTGAGTCCTGGAGCGTCTCCCCGCGTCCGCAGAGACCTCCCTCCTGCCCAGGACCAacgccagcccagcccagcgttCTTCCTGAGGGCGGAGGCCTGGGAACCGCTCACGGGCTCTCGTAAAGGCGAACGCAGGTGGAAAGAAATTCGCTCTGTGTCACGCAGGGAGACagccctctcccttttcttagcGCATCGACTTGAGAAAGCCCGTCGACGCCGTCTCTGCTCCTTGCAGATGCACGCGcgcagtctttttaaaaaagcgCAATTAAGCTCCCTTGCCAGTGTTCCCACCCAGGAATGTCTTTTCTCAAGGACTTGGGAGCCATCTCTGTGAGATATAAATATCAGGAAAACCAGCATCCTGACACCCAGTCTCTGTGGGAGGGTGGGTGGGCGCCTACTTCAGTGCTGGTCGCAAAACGAGTTTCTTCTCCctgaggatggggggggggacaaTTAGGTCACACAGCCGCCCCCATGACCAGGTGAATCCAGGATGAACTGTGTGACAGGTGGCGCTGTCCGGCCCTCCTCCACGAGGACTAGCTAACCTTTGAGAACACAGGTGTGCGCCCTCGGTTGCATCCGCTTGTATATATATAAGGGGTGgggcttctctctgtctttgtttctccTTCGAGGATCGCCTGTGAGGTCCACCGCAGTCTGGTTTAATGTTTAACCAgataaaactgtttttctttctttctctacttctGCGGGGAGGCCTTATGGGTTGGTAGgagcttttgtttttaagtttgtcTTCAACACCTTCCGGCGTCTCCGGTTGAATGACTCTGGCACCCAGCATGGTGGAACACGACgctgctctcttccctttcatcGTGAAGTCAGCATGCAAGGTCCACGGTAGTTCATATTTCTTTTCTGCAAAAAGCctatgtttctattttcttacaTTGGTACAATCACTGGAAGAGTAAGGAAGGGACTAAAAAAAGTACTTGTGTGTGTTAAGAGGAACTGGGGAGATGGGGGACAGAAGAGGCATGGAATTATTTTGTAGaacaccattttatattttctttaaaaaatttttttgattttttttttttttttgagagaaagaggaatggagagagagagaaaacaccaacttgttgtttcacttatttatgcactcactagttgattcctgtatgtgccctgaccggggatcgaacctgcaaccttggcgtatcaggatgatgctctaaccgactgaactacccagccaggacccaccagtttatattttctgatttttgaaaCATGTGACTATATTAtctactcaaaataaattaaaaagaaggggTAGTAGCAAGCAGACACAACAAACCACTGAGGAACAGAAATTCCAGGTCCAGACATTCTCTGAGCACTTGATTCTGTTCATTTCTGAGCTCAGTCTTGACCTTGGAGCCAAATGAAAACTATTAATTATATTGATACATTTTACGGAGGGTTcatgatggattttttttttttttcttggaagatTGATTTTAGTGTAAAGCCagagaatgtctttattttattttattttttaaaaaaggaacagtaATTAAAACCAGAAAACAGCCACGTAATGGACACACTTCTCTCCATATCCCTCCTCCCGCCCAGCGGGAGAAACGCTTCCCAGGGTCCTCCGCCGGTGGGGTGGCGGTTGGGGGACTCACTTTCAGAGGCTTGGTGTggctcccccatctctctctcctcccaggaGGCCACTTAACTCTCCAAGGAGCAAACCTTCACGAATCATGAGGGGTGATGGGAAGGAGTGTGCGTGGGAACAGTGTCCCCCCATCCTGGGAATCGGGGACCCAACATGCCCAAGGTTCCACCAGGAGCCATCTGTCTCCTAGAAGCTCCTCGGTGAGGAtagtggggcagaggccatggagcccggCTCATCTCTCAAGCCCTCTGGCCGCGTTACGTTGTGTCGACTGTCGCTCTTGTCGTTATCGTTGGGCGTCAATCAGGTTAGGAGGTCTTTGCCACAGGCTGGGTATGAATCCCTTTTGTCCCTGTGTCCAGTCGATGAGGTAGGTGCTACTTAGTATAACCGCCGTTTTATGGACGAGGAAACACAGGCACAGAGAAACCAAGTGACTTCttccaggtcacacagcttggaAGAGCCGGCTCGCTGTCTCAGCTGTTTCCCTCTGACACCCCTGCGCCTGCCTCCTGCTGGGTGCTCCCGGTCAGGTCTCCCTCCAGCGCGTGGGAAGGAAGTTCGGAGAGCGGCGTGGCAAGCACTGCCACTCAGAGCTGGGCCGGGGCTGTGCGCTTCGCATTTCCACGTCCCGTGGGAGGCCTGCGGCATTACCCACCTTATGGAGGGGAGTTTGTGTTGATGGTTCAAGTCCTCAGGCTCTACCTCCAAGACCCCCCAACACGTGCCCGGTGACCTCGGTTTCTCGCCCTGTCTCTCCGGGCCCCAGTTTTCGGTGGGCCTAAGCGGGGCACTGCAGGCTGCAGAAGTCCGCGGACGCAAAGATGCGCCACACGTTGACCAGCGGGAACATGAGCAGAGCTCCGAGCAGCGAGCCCAGCTGCACCGCCGCCCCGCACCACAAGAGGGCGCTGCGGCTCCGGTCGCGCAGGGTCACGCCCAGCATCACCTTGACGTAGCTCAGGCAGCCAGTGAAAAGCACCCATGAGGTCACCTGCGGAGgataggggggaggggagatgcagagTACAGGGGTTTGGGGGCGACCCTATGGGGCAGAAGGTGTAGGATGACCTAAGATGGCTAAGGGAACCCCATGAGTTGACCTCTCCGGGGCAAAGGAGAGTTCTATCGCCCATGATCAAGTCCAGGGTCTCTGGGAGAAGGCCGCTGCTGACGCAGACAAGGTGGGAAGAGTGTGGCCTTCCGGGGACAGGCTGTACCAGCACCTTGCGCTAGTCCCCTCACCTTCCTAAGGCTCCGCTCCCAAAGGAGAAGCACCCCAACCCCGCGCCAGGGGCCTCCCCAGGCCTTGCCCAGGTCAGGGGGCACCGGCGGGAGCAGATACTCACGATGCAGACTTCTCCAGCCCAGTGGCCCTGCAGGAGAGGGCAGGGGCTCAACACCGCCATGGCCATGTTGTAGGCCCCAAAGCCGGTCCCCAGCACAGCGAGGAGCCCCAGGAACAGCAGAGACCTAGAGGGCagagcgggggaggggaggggagctggtGAGAAGCCTGACTCCCGCCTCCCCCTCCCTGAGAGCCACGTGGGTCGGTCAGCCTCTCCACCGACAGAGGTTAGGCCTGTGCGGAAGCTTCCAGGCCACCAGGTTGAAGCGGGGCAGTAAGGTTCCCCCGGGGGCGGGGGAGGCTGGCCTCGGGTACTCTGAGCATTGATGGCAGGGCCCAGCCTCCCAACGGGAAGAATGGAAGGACTCCGGTGCTCCACGgcccgggttcaaatcccagttccacCGTTTTATCTGTGAGACTGGCCCCTGAGCCTCAGGTTTCTAACCTGCAGAATGAGTCTTGCAGGAATGCGGGGGCCGTGGGAGCAGAGTGTGCAGGTTGGGGCCTGGCAGAGGGCCCTACCCGGCATTCTACCTGCTGCACACCCCACCTCAGACAGGAAGCTGGACCAAGGAGATGGGAGCACGGCTGGGTGTGGGGTTTGACCTCGGGCGACCCCTCCAGGGGGCCTCAGCAGGCCCTGTCTACACCCTGAGGTTTGCATGGTCTGGGGCCCTGGGGCCCAGCTTGGATGCACGCTCCTGGGGGCCTTCCATTTAGAATCCAGGTCTGACAACTGAGGACAAGGTCCTTCCTTTGTTCGAAATCTCTGCCCCTGGGGACCTCCTGTCCTACCTGCAGAACACCAAGGCTGTCTGTGTCCCAGGGTGGAGCAGAGGGCCTGCCCCTGCCTCTGAGGGCTCCTTCTGCTCCAGGGAGCTTGGAATCCTGGACTCTCAGATTCTGCATTGCTGACAGCCTGCATGTCTCAGATTCCACAGGTCTGTGGCCTCTGGTCCTGCCTCCCTGGAAAGCTCCGGCCTCGTCTATAGTTCACAAGGCCCCGAGGGAGAAAATCCAGCTTTCTGGCCAGTTGACATTTTCTGCTGACTGTCCTGTGTTCATTCTCCCtcctctggggctgggggaggtgggagtggccagtgggggtgggcagggctgggggaggtgggagtggccagtgggggtgggcagggctgggggaggtgggagtggccagtgggggtgggcagggctgggggaggtagGAGTGgccagtgggggtgggcagggctgggggaggtgggagtggccagtgggggtgggcagggctgggggaggtgggagtggccagtgggggtgggcagggctgggggaggtgggagtggccagtgggggtgggcagggctgggggaggtgggagtggccagtgggggtgggcagggctgggggaggtgggagtagccagtgggggtgggcagggctgggggaggtgggagtggccagtgggggtgggcagggctgggggaggtgggagtagccagtgggggtgggcagggctgggggaggtgggagtggccagtgggggtgggcagggctgggggaggtagGAGTGgccagtgggggtgggcagggctgggggaggtgggagtggccagtgggggtgggcagggctgggggaggtagGAGTGgccagtgggggtgggcagggctgggggaggtgggagtggccagtgggggtgggcagggctgggggaggtgggagtggccagtgggggtgggcagggctgggggaggtgggagtggccagtgggggtgggcagggctgggggaggtgggagtagccagtgggggtgggcagggctgggggaggtgggagtagccagtgggggtgggcagggctgggggaggtgggagtagccagtgggggtgggcagggctgggggaggtgggagtggccagtgggggtgggcagggctgggggaggtgagtgtggccagtgggggtgggcagggctgggggaggtgggagtggccagtgggggtgggcagggctgggggaggtgagtgtggccagtgggggtgggcagggctgggggaggtgggagtagctagtgggggtgggcagggctgggggaggtgagTGTGGCAGGTGGGTGTGTGCCTGTCTGAGAGGTCAGGGAGGGCACACAGGACAGATGCGTGGACAGGAGGCTGGCGGACTAGTTTCAAGACCCCAAAGGTGAACTTTTCTCCCCTGGGAGTCTAAAGCCCCTGCATCGGAACCACTTAAGTTGCTTATTAAAATCTGAAATCCCAGGCCCAGTCcagctcagtctgcagctcatcacTCCGCACAGCGACCGCTCAGAACGGCAGCCCAGCCGTAAAGGCACCAGCTTGGGCTGCAGGCAGGAGGGCGGGCCCAGGCCCTGGGAAGGAGAGCAGGGCCAGAccttcctctgagcctcagggtcCCCATTTGTAAGTGGGAACCCCAGTTCCTGCCTGGCTGCTGCTTCTCGTGGGACAGCGGCAGTGAGGGTTGACTCTGGACTCAGACTGCTTTGACAGCTGTACAGAATTAATTAGCTCGTCTCCTGCTGTCCGACACCCTAGAAGGCAGAACAGGGATTACCCTCATTTTTCAGATATTAATAGATATCctcgaggcccagagaggtggagtgacttgcccaatatcacacagctagtgagtagccgagctgggatttgaacccaggcagtccaGCCCCAGACACCATATATTCTTTACCACTGCACGTAGAGCCTGATGGTGGGGTTTGGGGTGCTGGCTTTTGAGGTCAAGTGCATCCCCAACCCCAGCTCCCCAGCGCCAGCCGCAGGCAGACCTGTTAGGCAGCAACATGGCGAGGAAGCAGGCCAGGGGGTTGGCCATGGAGCTGAGGGTGGCGGACAGGTGGTAGGCCACAGGCCCGTAGGACAGGCAGGAGTAGGTCTGCACGGACGGCAGCACGCCATTGGTGAGCGCGTTCACGAAGGCCACCAGGACGTAGATGAAACACAGCTGGGCCGGGGCGTGGGGAGCTGTCTTCTCCTCCAGATGCCCCTGGTCCTTACTGCTGCCCACCGGGCACGGGGGGTCTGGGGGGCCCGAGTCCTCTTTCAGCTGCCGGATGGAGTGGAGGGTGACCTGGGAGGCGAGGAGGTCCTCTGCGGAGGTCTTCCAGCGCCTGCGGTGACGctggaggagaaagaaggcagCGAGGCAGCAGGCCATCATgaaggaaaggagcaggaagaagaCCAGGGGCGAGAAGTTGGCAGGGAGGGAGCGGCTCTCCTGGTGGCCCACGGAGGGCGCCGTCCTGCTGGGGCCGCGCCCGAGAGCGCTGTCATTTCCCTGGGGAAAGACAAGACAAGGCTCATCAGATGCCTGGGTGACGTTAGGACGCCGGTCACAACGTTAATcagaataataacaacaacacacCATAAATATGATGCATTATTAGTACTAAGTACGTGAAGAATGACAGACCCATAACTACCAGGTATAAGTGCTCACACTGACCGCTCACGGGGCACCAGCACCTTGCATGCGCCCGCTCGTGTGCCCCTCCGAATGGCCCCGTGCCGTGGGCACCATTATCCCCGGTTTTAGAGGGAACAGAGGCGTCGGAACAGTGTGTCCTGCCTGAGGGTCACGGGGAGCAGGTGCTGAAACCCGTTCACATGGTTCTTTCTGAcccagctctctctccccccacgtGTGTGACTTCCCTTGGTCCCTGGCTCCATCTCCATGCTCAGAGGCGGAGCAGGCTGGGAGCCGCCACCCTGTGGTGATGCGGCCCCACGGTGGCCGGATCTCTTTTCAAGAGCTACCCTAAGTCTAGATGGATACATGCGCAATTGCAAAAGAAATGAGCATGTCATTGGCTAattcaaacacttaaaaaaaggCTTGCCGGCTCCGGGCGGCCTGGGTCGCTGGCGTGCAGCCGCTGCTGTATTGCTGGGTGGTGGTGGATGTTGTTTTAGTTTGTACCGTGTGGTTTGGATAATACCAGACAGGTGTAAGTCACCCCAATAACCAGCGGAAGAAAGGTTGACCTGCCTACCAAAAAAGGGTTCTGTGAAATGTTGCCTCctagggtgatctgatcatactctttttaaaaaaatgctttttattgatttagagaggaagggagagagggagagaacaggaacatcactctgttcctgtatgtgctctgactgggggatctaaccggcaacctctgcgcttcaggttgatgctctagcccaccaagccacctggccagggctgatcatAAGTTCTTAACTGGGccagtcatggtgggtagtcagtAAATGTTTAAGTCTGTTGGTTTCAGGAGCACGTGTATCTTTTGAGTTACTGAcattaaatatgatatttatattttacctgGGTTTACAGAAAATCAGTACAGCCTTGACTCTGAGGGTCTACGGACTGTGTTTCTAGAGGGAATAAAACGTCTTCCGTAAATTTGCCAAGTGAAAGAATGTTAAAGGCTTACTTCTTGGTGGTTGTTAGAAATTGCGGTTTGAAGGGTTAAAGTCTTAATGTATGGGGGAGCGACTTGGCGGTGCTCCAGAAGGGCCCCTGGAACAGCTCAAAGGttttgtctttatgttaacttgtAAAATAAATGCTGAAAAGACTTCAAGGGTATAAGGTGTGGCTAAATGATGCTTATAAGTGAAACAAATAGTCAGGGCGATGGGAGTCCCAGGAGTGCTGCCTGGTCCACACGGCTCCCTGGCAAAGCCCCTTTCTCATGCATCACAGCGCCTTGAAGCTGGACTTCCAATTAGAGAAAGGAACGGGGGGAGCCTGACAGTCTTCAAAGGGTCCATTCTCACACTATTGCTGAGGCTGGATGGAGTCACTTCAAGAAAATGCCAAATTAGGGAACTGCATCCTTTCACAGCGAGCTCCCAGGAGACAGAGACGGGAAAGATCCTCCGCCGCCAGCTGGAGAGTTTGTTGTTTGCAAAGGACATCGATTAAAAGACACTCTCCAACCTTGTTGGAAGGGACCTTATCAGGCGCCTGACTGTGAATGGATATCTACCTTTTGTCTGGGGACATCACGTCTAGGGACAGGAGAAGCCACTGACATCAGAGGTGGCCGGCGATCCCCACACGTCGACAAGGGGCCTGGGTACCTACCTATGCACACTGACGTTTCACTGAGAGACCAGCTGTTTGATGGTCTTCCCTGTCTGCTAACGACACGAGTCATAACAATAGTTCTACTTGTCCGTCGGGTTTCTCTACATAGTCTAGCTGCTTGCTGATCACTGAAAATGCATAACTTTCCAATACCCTTTTCATGGCTGACGTAAATGTTACACTAGATGCCAAATGCggagaagggagacagaaggcAAAACTTGGATGGTGAGAGTTCACAGGGTAGAAATGATCCAAGGGTTTTTTTGTGCAGGGAAGTCTGTAAGATCCAACTGACTTTCATCAACCtgtcctacctttttttttttttggggggggaggggaattcAGCCTCAGTCACATGCCGTGTCTATGGTATTGTCCCATCGCTGATGGTCCACCATTTTAACCACGCCGTGTGGATGCTGAGACTTCCTGGGACTGAGCCTTCCCTAGTACTGTGGGACTACACTAGCCAGCCAAAAGGCTGGTCATCATTGCATCCTGAGGACTGAGTTAGGACAAAAGAGGGACTGGTGGCCGAAAAACAAAAGGGAGGGGGTTCTACAGAAAGTCACCTCACAGGGTGTGATccgatcataaattcctaactgggcaggtcatggtgggtagtcccGCCCCAGGGATAACACTTCTTTAGTAAAAGACTGCTccttgccttaagcaagccctgcccACTGCCTCTGCACATCCAGGTTAACACACCCTTCACATGCCAGAAGTAGCACCCCTGGAAGGCGTAATTGAGGGAGCCCAGACTCTTAACTTCTCATCTCTGCTGTCCTGGGACCCAgcccctgcctgccttcctctcgTCTTCAGGGGCTCTCCCTTCtattccctccttaatttcaaatgcacaaAAGGAACAGCAGGAACCCTCAGCCCTCCAAAGGatctgagatcttgcttcctgacCGTTGTCATCCGTGTTGGCCCAGATGAACTCTCAGGAAACCTCTCTACTGGTTTTGGATGTTGCTTAcgtcaacagattttttttttttttttaccgctGCGAGGTGTTGAAGCAGTGTCTAAAGTCTGTgggtctcagccctggctggacgTAGAGGTGAGCGTCCCCTGGGAAATTCTAAATGAATACCAGTCCCCCCTCCCATCCGTATTTTGAAATTCTGAAATCCAAAAAAGCTCCGAGTTTGTGCTTCAGTGGGCAGCAACACTCAAAGGGGCGTGAGGCCGGGTACAGCTCTCACCTGCCCACTGGGTGCCTCCCAGACTGTGGACACGTGATGTCCACTGTGCGGGCTGGACTGCTGTCACAGGTGGGGCAGGCATGTTCTAAGAGTGGAAACTCCAGATTCTAAAACACATCTGACCTCAAGGATTTCAGGAACGCCCCACGCTCAGGAACCTTACTGGGTTGGTctggctgagtgtgtgtgtgtgtggggggggggggcccactGTGTGTTTCGGTAGTTCTCCCAGATTACCTAATGTGCAGCCAGGTCACGGACACGGGCCCACCCAACGTTTTGGAACTAGGAGCCCTCCACACGATCTCGCTGGGGCCAGGCACAGAGAGAGCACTGTGCCGGCTCTGGGCGATGCCAGGTACCTGTAGGGTGGCGGTCCTGCTGGTGGTATAGGGGCTCGAGGTGGCGGAAGGTGTCTCGGTGACATTGACACAGGTGGTGAGGCCTGAGCCCTGGGCCAGAGCCACCAGGGCAGGCAGGAGGCCGCTGAGCCCCTCACCCACAAAGAAGGTGGTGAGGTAGCGGGCAGACAGCCGGCTCATGAAGGGCAGGAAGGTGACGGAGGAGGTGCAGTCCACCAGCGCCAGGAAGAAGG carries:
- the SLC52A3 gene encoding solute carrier family 52, riboflavin transporter, member 3; translation: MALLTHLLVCTFGMGSWVAVNGLWVELPLLVADLPEGWYLPSYLTIIIQLANVGPLLFALLHRLRPGSVSEVPVIFAVLGVGTVACTLLAFLWNVTSRVQGAHRSVPFLVLTFFLALVDCTSSVTFLPFMSRLSARYLTTFFVGEGLSGLLPALVALAQGSGLTTCVNVTETPSATSSPYTTSRTATLQGNDSALGRGPSRTAPSVGHQESRSLPANFSPLVFFLLLSFMMACCLAAFFLLQRHRRRWKTSAEDLLASQVTLHSIRQLKEDSGPPDPPCPVGSSKDQGHLEEKTAPHAPAQLCFIYVLVAFVNALTNGVLPSVQTYSCLSYGPVAYHLSATLSSMANPLACFLAMLLPNRSLLFLGLLAVLGTGFGAYNMAMAVLSPCPLLQGHWAGEVCIVTSWVLFTGCLSYVKVMLGVTLRDRSRSALLWCGAAVQLGSLLGALLMFPLVNVWRIFASADFCSLQCPA